A genomic stretch from Amycolatopsis sp. 195334CR includes:
- a CDS encoding DUF5107 domain-containing protein: MTRVFRTELVLPVASIGPENPLPPLRPLTAAQQVTNVDELPPDLADGVRYGKLDSVLPCLVRNGYGRERTEQALPALVLENAKLRATVLPSLGGRLYSLHDKVRDRELLFRNPVLQPANLALRDAWFAGGVEWNLGSTGHTTMTCEPMHAARVGTDGLRLWEWERTRNLPYQLDFRLPEESPVLLVGVRVRNPHEHEVPLYWWSNIAVPQTPGTRVLAPARHAWHYGYGGHLDRVPMPAEIDPNSYEHAADFFFDLEPGQRPWIAAVDETGYGLRQTSTGLLRGRKLFVWGSSEGGRRWQEWLSPDSEHGYLEIQAGLARTQLEHLRLPGGESREWLETYGPVDASYPEWQVVADEEPGEWLHTGSGWGALEQRRTPRSLPGTPFPDSTLGERQQPWLDLLTGKMAAPDPLTPPDGTLVTWRAELEAAEPNWLVWYHRGVAHWYAGDETAAEQAWRASLDEAENPWALRNLAVATDDASLLNRAFELAPAELAVEAIEAALAAGQAEEALALLAAVPVRTGRIELLTARALLAAGDAAGAEDIYLSGFDVPDIREGDTSLSDTWAEIQRALGGARPLPRRYDFRMAAP; the protein is encoded by the coding sequence ATGACGCGTGTCTTCCGCACCGAGCTGGTGCTGCCCGTGGCGTCGATCGGGCCGGAGAACCCGCTGCCGCCGCTGCGCCCGCTGACCGCCGCGCAGCAGGTGACCAATGTGGACGAACTACCGCCGGACCTGGCCGACGGTGTGCGGTACGGGAAGCTGGACAGCGTACTGCCGTGCCTGGTGCGGAACGGGTACGGCCGCGAACGCACCGAGCAGGCGCTGCCCGCGCTCGTGCTGGAGAACGCGAAGCTGCGCGCGACCGTGCTGCCCTCGCTCGGTGGCCGTCTGTATTCGCTGCACGACAAGGTCCGCGACCGCGAGCTGCTGTTCCGCAACCCGGTACTGCAACCGGCGAACCTGGCGTTGCGGGACGCCTGGTTCGCCGGTGGGGTCGAGTGGAACCTCGGCAGCACCGGGCACACCACGATGACCTGCGAGCCGATGCACGCCGCGCGCGTCGGCACCGACGGGCTCCGGTTGTGGGAGTGGGAACGCACCAGGAACCTGCCGTACCAGCTGGACTTCCGGCTGCCGGAGGAGTCGCCGGTGCTGCTGGTCGGCGTGCGGGTCCGGAATCCGCACGAGCACGAGGTGCCGCTGTACTGGTGGTCGAACATCGCGGTGCCGCAGACCCCGGGCACGCGGGTGCTCGCGCCCGCGCGGCACGCCTGGCACTACGGCTACGGTGGCCACCTCGACCGGGTGCCGATGCCCGCGGAGATCGATCCGAACTCCTACGAGCACGCCGCCGACTTCTTCTTCGACCTCGAACCCGGGCAACGGCCGTGGATCGCGGCGGTCGACGAAACCGGGTACGGCCTGCGCCAGACGTCGACGGGGTTGCTGCGCGGGCGGAAGCTGTTCGTCTGGGGTAGCTCGGAGGGCGGCAGGCGCTGGCAGGAGTGGCTTTCACCCGATTCGGAGCATGGCTATCTGGAGATCCAGGCGGGGTTGGCGCGCACGCAGCTGGAGCACCTGCGCCTGCCCGGTGGTGAGTCGCGGGAGTGGCTGGAGACCTACGGGCCGGTCGATGCTTCGTACCCGGAGTGGCAGGTCGTGGCCGACGAGGAGCCGGGGGAGTGGCTGCACACCGGCTCCGGCTGGGGCGCGCTCGAACAGCGGCGCACCCCGAGATCGCTCCCGGGCACCCCGTTCCCGGACAGCACGCTCGGCGAGCGGCAACAACCGTGGCTCGACCTGCTGACCGGCAAGATGGCCGCACCGGACCCGCTCACTCCGCCGGACGGCACACTGGTGACCTGGCGGGCGGAGCTGGAGGCGGCCGAGCCGAACTGGCTGGTCTGGTACCACCGGGGCGTCGCCCACTGGTACGCCGGGGATGAAACCGCCGCCGAACAGGCCTGGCGCGCGTCGCTCGACGAAGCCGAGAACCCCTGGGCACTGAGGAATCTCGCGGTCGCCACCGACGACGCGTCGCTGCTGAATCGGGCGTTCGAGCTGGCTCCGGCCGAGCTGGCCGTCGAGGCGATCGAGGCCGCGCTCGCCGCCGGGCAGGCCGAAGAAGCGCTCGCTTTGCTCGCGGCGGTGCCCGTGCGCACCGGCCGGATCGAACTGCTCACCGCCCGCGCGTTGCTGGCGGCCGGTGACGCGGCCGGGGCGGAGGACATCTACCTCTCGGGCTTCGACGTGCCCGACATCCGTGAGGGGGACACGTCCCTTTCGGACACCTGGGCGGAGATCCAGCGGGCGCTGGGCGGTGCCCGGCCGCTGCCCCGGCGGTACGACTTCCGGATGGCGGCTCCTTGA
- a CDS encoding SGNH/GDSL hydrolase family protein: MRRILAAGAIAVAALGVVTASSNAQSPELPGNWVGTWAASPASGVSGTEGGYPNYSIRNLVHTSVGGASVRVRLSNAFGTQPLTLGKVTVAVAAEPNTPRAVPGTMRTLTFGGAETTVVPAGAEVLSDSALLRVPQDGDLLVTTYTPTPSGPVTHHPAALQTSFFTKAGDRAAEESGASFTEKTSVWHYVSGVDVQSPARGSVVTLGDSITDGVGGTAGTNQRWPDFLSDRLIAAGRPLGVLNAGISANRLLLDVPGSGAGRNALARLDEDVLSLGGVKTLVVLEGINDIQQTPHQTDPAQIIAAYRQLIAQAHARGIRVIGGTLTPFKGWRVYDETLEATRLAVNEFIRHGGAFDGVVDFDAAIRDPQDPLRMLPAYDCGDHLHPNDAGFRAMADAVDLALLR, from the coding sequence ATGCGGCGAATCCTGGCCGCCGGGGCGATCGCGGTGGCGGCCCTCGGCGTAGTGACGGCATCGAGCAACGCCCAGAGCCCCGAGCTTCCCGGCAACTGGGTCGGCACGTGGGCGGCGTCCCCGGCGTCCGGGGTGTCCGGTACCGAGGGCGGTTATCCGAACTACTCCATCCGCAACCTGGTGCACACCAGCGTCGGCGGCGCGTCGGTGCGGGTCCGGCTGTCCAACGCCTTCGGCACCCAGCCGCTGACGCTGGGCAAGGTGACCGTGGCGGTCGCGGCCGAGCCGAACACCCCGCGGGCCGTGCCCGGCACCATGCGCACGCTGACCTTCGGCGGCGCGGAGACCACCGTGGTGCCCGCGGGCGCGGAGGTGCTCAGCGATTCGGCGCTGCTGCGGGTGCCGCAGGACGGCGACCTGCTCGTCACCACCTACACCCCGACGCCGTCCGGTCCGGTCACCCACCACCCGGCCGCGTTGCAGACCTCGTTCTTCACCAAGGCCGGTGACCGCGCGGCCGAGGAATCCGGCGCGTCCTTCACCGAGAAGACGTCGGTGTGGCACTACGTGTCCGGGGTGGACGTGCAGAGCCCGGCACGCGGCTCGGTGGTCACCCTCGGCGACTCGATCACCGACGGCGTGGGCGGCACGGCGGGCACCAACCAGCGCTGGCCGGACTTCCTCAGCGACCGGCTGATCGCGGCCGGGCGCCCGCTCGGTGTGCTCAACGCGGGCATCAGCGCGAACCGGCTGCTGCTCGACGTCCCGGGTTCGGGTGCGGGCCGCAACGCGCTGGCGCGCCTCGACGAGGACGTGCTCAGCCTCGGCGGGGTGAAGACGCTGGTGGTGCTGGAGGGCATCAACGACATCCAGCAGACCCCGCACCAGACCGATCCGGCGCAGATCATCGCGGCGTACCGGCAGCTCATCGCGCAGGCGCACGCGCGCGGCATCCGGGTCATCGGCGGCACGCTGACCCCGTTCAAGGGCTGGCGCGTCTACGACGAAACCCTGGAAGCCACCCGGCTCGCGGTGAACGAGTTCATCCGCCACGGCGGCGCCTTCGACGGCGTGGTCGACTTCGACGCGGCGATCCGGGACCCGCAGGACCCGCTGCGCATGCTGCCCGCCTACGACTGCGGCGACCACCTGCACCCGAACGACGCCGGCTTCCGCGCCATGGCGGACGCCGTCGACCTCGCCCTGCTGCGCTGA
- a CDS encoding ABC transporter ATP-binding protein: MAGVSFRGATRYYAGSDRPAVDGLDLEVPDGEFLVLVGPSGCGKSTTLRMLAGLEGVDEGTIHIGERDVTDMAPKNRDIAMVFQNYALYPHMTVAENIGFHLKIQKVPRAERERAVAEAAKVLDLEPYLDRKPAKLSGGQRQRVAMGRAIVRSPQVFCMDEPLSNLDAKLRVQTRTQIASLQRKLGVTTIYVTHDQVEAMTMGDRVAVLKDGLLQQCDTPIGLFSRPVNVFVAGFIGSPAMNLIHTTIGGEGAVVGGTHLPLTPAQRAALTSERVVVGVRPEGWVVGSPEDGIGAVVEVVEELGSDQYLYCAVSGTTDHVLTVRTEGMAAWQRGERLGLSPRPGAVHLFDEATGERLPD, from the coding sequence ATGGCAGGCGTTTCGTTCCGGGGCGCGACCAGGTACTACGCGGGTTCCGACCGGCCGGCGGTGGACGGGCTGGACCTGGAGGTGCCCGACGGCGAGTTCCTCGTGCTGGTCGGCCCGTCCGGCTGCGGGAAGTCGACCACGCTGCGCATGCTCGCCGGGCTCGAGGGCGTGGACGAGGGCACCATCCACATCGGCGAGCGCGACGTCACCGACATGGCGCCGAAGAACCGCGACATCGCCATGGTGTTCCAGAACTACGCGCTCTACCCGCACATGACCGTGGCCGAGAACATCGGCTTCCACCTGAAGATCCAGAAGGTGCCGCGCGCCGAACGCGAACGGGCGGTGGCCGAGGCGGCGAAGGTGCTCGACCTGGAGCCCTACCTGGACCGCAAGCCGGCGAAGCTGTCCGGCGGTCAGCGCCAGCGGGTGGCCATGGGCCGCGCGATCGTGCGCAGCCCGCAGGTGTTCTGCATGGACGAACCGCTGTCCAACCTGGACGCCAAGCTCCGGGTGCAGACCCGCACGCAGATCGCCTCGCTGCAGCGCAAGCTCGGCGTGACCACCATCTACGTCACGCACGACCAGGTCGAGGCGATGACCATGGGCGACCGGGTGGCGGTGCTCAAGGACGGGCTGCTCCAGCAGTGCGACACCCCGATCGGGCTGTTCTCGCGGCCGGTGAACGTCTTCGTGGCCGGGTTCATCGGCTCGCCCGCGATGAACCTGATCCACACCACGATCGGCGGGGAGGGCGCGGTGGTCGGCGGCACGCACCTGCCGCTGACCCCGGCCCAGCGCGCGGCGCTGACCAGCGAACGCGTGGTGGTCGGCGTGCGGCCCGAGGGCTGGGTCGTCGGCTCGCCGGAGGACGGCATCGGGGCGGTGGTCGAGGTGGTCGAGGAACTCGGCAGCGACCAGTACCTGTACTGCGCGGTCTCCGGCACGACCGATCACGTGCTGACCGTGCGCACCGAGGGCATGGCGGCGTGGCAGCGCGGCGAACGGCTCGGCCTGTCGCCGCGCCCCGGCGCGGTGCACCTGTTCGACGAAGCCACCGGAGAGCGGTTGCCGGACTGA
- a CDS encoding DeoR/GlpR family DNA-binding transcription regulator: MNRHERLSGLLSVVGERGKVVVEALAEELAVSAATIRRDLDHLAEQQLLIRTRGGAIATHVSYDLPLRYKSALKAPEKSRISRNVALLVEPGAVVGLNGGTTTTEIARAIAARAELDHRPGRPALTVVTNALNIAGELAVRQHLKLVVTGGVARPRSFELTGPLATGVLADISLDLLILGVDGIDPVAGAFAHHEGEADINRLMVERAARVVVAADGSKLGKRAFARICPIADVDLVVTDAPVVAEVEAGFAAAGVRLRTV, encoded by the coding sequence TTGAACCGGCACGAGCGGCTCAGCGGGCTGCTGTCGGTGGTCGGGGAGCGCGGCAAGGTGGTGGTCGAGGCGCTGGCCGAGGAACTCGCGGTCTCGGCCGCGACCATCCGCCGCGATCTGGACCACCTGGCGGAGCAGCAGCTGCTGATCCGCACGCGCGGCGGTGCCATCGCCACGCACGTCTCCTACGACCTGCCGCTGCGGTACAAGAGCGCGCTCAAGGCGCCGGAGAAGTCCCGGATCAGCCGCAACGTGGCGCTGCTGGTCGAACCGGGTGCGGTGGTCGGGCTGAACGGCGGCACCACGACCACCGAGATCGCCAGGGCGATCGCGGCCAGGGCCGAACTGGACCACCGGCCGGGCAGGCCGGCGCTGACCGTGGTGACCAACGCGCTCAACATCGCCGGTGAACTCGCCGTGCGCCAGCACCTCAAGCTGGTGGTCACCGGCGGCGTGGCCCGCCCGCGCTCGTTCGAGCTGACCGGGCCGCTGGCCACCGGCGTGCTCGCGGACATCTCGCTGGACCTGCTCATCCTCGGCGTGGACGGGATCGATCCGGTGGCCGGTGCCTTCGCGCACCACGAGGGCGAGGCCGACATCAACCGGCTGATGGTCGAGCGCGCGGCACGGGTGGTGGTCGCCGCGGACGGGTCGAAGCTGGGCAAGCGCGCCTTCGCGCGGATCTGCCCGATCGCGGACGTGGACCTCGTGGTCACCGACGCCCCGGTGGTGGCCGAGGTCGAAGCCGGGTTCGCGGCCGCGGGCGTGCGCCTGCGCACGGTCTGA
- a CDS encoding carbohydrate ABC transporter permease, with protein sequence MSTVELTAPPREPAAKPRGKPPRKPKPPPGSRRLSPLKVVGTVVVWAFTAFNLFVLYWLLSSSFKTPVEIFTQPFQLPRQWFVAGDPFRNYVYAWNQAGLGSAFVNTVLLVGAAAIVTVVVSAPAAYALTRLGVRGASGMTGFVAIGMGVPFQTVIIPLFVNMAKIGLANNLFGLFLIYVALSLPFTVFLLTGFFRSLPDEMEEAAAIDGASPLRTFVSIMLPLARGGLITALILNLIGLWNETLLAIVFLQENADFTLSRALFTFYGAASYQSEYGGLIAGVAIVVLPMLVLYLVLARRIITGLTLGAGK encoded by the coding sequence GTGTCCACAGTGGAGTTGACCGCGCCGCCGCGCGAACCGGCCGCCAAGCCGCGGGGCAAGCCGCCGCGCAAGCCGAAGCCGCCGCCGGGGTCGCGGAGGCTGAGCCCGCTGAAGGTGGTCGGCACGGTGGTGGTGTGGGCGTTCACCGCGTTCAACCTCTTCGTGCTGTACTGGCTGCTCTCCTCCTCGTTCAAGACACCGGTCGAGATCTTCACCCAGCCGTTCCAGCTGCCGCGCCAGTGGTTCGTCGCCGGGGATCCGTTCCGGAACTACGTCTACGCGTGGAACCAGGCCGGGCTGGGCTCGGCGTTCGTCAACACCGTGCTGCTGGTCGGTGCCGCCGCGATCGTCACCGTGGTGGTCTCGGCTCCCGCCGCGTATGCGCTGACCCGGCTCGGCGTGCGCGGGGCGAGCGGGATGACCGGGTTCGTCGCGATCGGCATGGGCGTGCCGTTCCAGACGGTGATCATCCCGTTGTTCGTGAACATGGCGAAGATCGGCCTGGCCAACAACCTGTTCGGGCTGTTCCTCATCTACGTGGCGCTGTCGCTGCCGTTCACCGTGTTCCTGCTGACCGGCTTCTTCCGCTCGCTGCCCGACGAGATGGAGGAGGCCGCCGCGATCGACGGCGCCTCCCCGCTGCGGACCTTCGTCTCGATCATGCTGCCGCTGGCCCGCGGCGGGTTGATCACCGCGTTGATCCTGAACCTGATCGGCCTGTGGAACGAGACCCTGCTGGCGATCGTGTTCCTGCAGGAGAACGCCGACTTCACCCTGTCGCGGGCGTTGTTCACCTTCTACGGCGCGGCCAGCTACCAGAGCGAGTACGGCGGCCTGATCGCCGGCGTGGCGATCGTGGTGCTGCCGATGCTGGTGCTCTACCTCGTCCTGGCCCGGCGCATCATCACCGGCCTCACCCTCGGCGCCGGCAAGTAA
- a CDS encoding IS110 family transposase — MVVVGIDPHKSSHTAVAVDQTGRRLAQKTVTSDRDGLLRLRSWASQFGTGPRWAVEDGRSGPGRR; from the coding sequence ATGGTGGTCGTAGGGATCGATCCGCACAAGTCCAGCCATACCGCGGTCGCGGTCGATCAGACCGGGCGCAGGCTCGCCCAGAAAACCGTCACCTCTGACCGGGACGGGCTGCTGCGACTGCGGTCCTGGGCCTCCCAGTTCGGCACCGGGCCACGCTGGGCCGTCGAGGACGGCCGCAGCGGGCCCGGGCGACGCTAG
- a CDS encoding Gfo/Idh/MocA family protein yields MAEQPGVSRRSLLRNTAIAGMGAGLVTLGGQATAGADSIPAVGEDSGSWPKRRGKSMIGVPFQATPNPRFGIIGLGNRGAGMLTDLLGVPGAKVTALCDTRPEFAAKAAKVVTAAGQPEPAVYTNGEHAFEQLVARDDVDFVYVATPWEWHTPMALAAMRAGKHVGVECPIGITVKDLWELVDTSEQTGRHCIQLENCSYGQNEMRALRMVHAGKFGQVLHGSGAYLHDLRELLFSDTYYAGEWRRTWHTKLNTDLYPTHGLGPVAAYMDIHRGDRLERISTMSTPALGLAEYREAHVPRSDSSWQETYVKGDVTMSLIQTAKGRVIHLVHGVSSPHPYSRLNYIAGTKGAFEDYPARIYVEPDHSGHKWGSWDAYKSFDHWLWTEVGGGSGGHGGMDYIMLWRLVQCLTLGLPPDIDVYDSAAWSAPLPLGVMSVKHKGASIPFPDFTRNNWKTPHAGIDSPKP; encoded by the coding sequence ATGGCTGAGCAACCTGGTGTGTCGAGGCGCTCGCTGCTGCGGAACACGGCCATCGCGGGCATGGGCGCGGGGCTGGTCACGCTCGGCGGGCAGGCCACCGCGGGCGCCGATAGCATCCCGGCGGTGGGTGAGGACTCGGGATCGTGGCCGAAGCGGCGGGGCAAGTCGATGATCGGCGTGCCGTTCCAGGCGACGCCGAACCCGCGCTTCGGCATCATCGGCCTCGGCAACCGCGGGGCTGGCATGCTGACCGACCTGCTCGGCGTGCCGGGCGCGAAGGTCACCGCGCTGTGCGACACCCGGCCGGAGTTCGCGGCGAAGGCGGCGAAGGTGGTCACCGCCGCGGGTCAGCCGGAGCCGGCCGTCTACACCAACGGCGAGCACGCCTTCGAGCAGCTCGTGGCCAGGGATGACGTGGACTTCGTCTACGTGGCCACGCCGTGGGAATGGCACACGCCGATGGCGCTGGCGGCGATGCGCGCGGGCAAGCACGTCGGGGTGGAGTGCCCGATCGGGATCACCGTGAAGGACCTCTGGGAGCTGGTCGACACCTCCGAGCAGACCGGCAGGCACTGCATCCAGCTGGAGAACTGCTCCTACGGCCAGAACGAGATGCGCGCGCTGCGGATGGTGCACGCCGGGAAGTTCGGGCAGGTGCTGCACGGTTCGGGGGCCTACCTGCACGACCTGCGCGAGCTGCTGTTCTCCGACACGTACTACGCCGGCGAGTGGCGGCGGACGTGGCACACGAAGCTGAACACCGACCTGTACCCGACGCACGGGCTCGGCCCGGTGGCGGCGTACATGGACATCCACCGCGGTGACCGGCTGGAGCGGATCAGCACGATGAGCACGCCCGCGCTCGGCCTGGCCGAATACCGCGAGGCGCACGTGCCGCGCAGCGACTCGTCCTGGCAGGAGACCTACGTCAAGGGCGACGTGACGATGAGCCTGATCCAGACCGCGAAGGGCCGGGTGATCCACCTGGTGCACGGGGTGTCGAGCCCGCACCCGTACAGCAGGCTGAACTACATCGCGGGCACGAAGGGCGCCTTCGAGGACTACCCGGCGCGGATCTACGTCGAACCCGACCACAGCGGGCACAAGTGGGGTTCGTGGGACGCGTACAAGTCGTTCGACCACTGGCTGTGGACCGAGGTCGGCGGCGGCAGCGGCGGGCACGGCGGGATGGACTACATCATGCTGTGGCGCTTGGTGCAGTGCCTGACGCTGGGGCTGCCGCCGGACATCGACGTCTACGACTCGGCGGCGTGGAGCGCCCCGCTGCCGCTGGGCGTGATGTCGGTGAAGCACAAGGGCGCGTCGATCCCGTTCCCGGACTTCACCCGGAACAACTGGAAGACCCCGCACGCCGGCATCGACTCGCCGAAGCCCTAG
- a CDS encoding endo-alpha-N-acetylgalactosaminidase family protein, translated as MLPRSILVAVLFTGAAPAVAAEPSALEISSPELAVSVGADFPVVHRYTDRATGATLDGRATELDTITVNGVAHHVSGEGSVTDGVARYRLTLDDQPGVVIEASLRVERRATTFRIDRITDTEQFRVGTLDLPGHDLVSVSSGQPGAGTAFTTLDPNATRTADVFAAVTPGTAAEPNPVGASYGIVHTGALAASVETNSVYDKPSGATNGDDARLWHQARKEGDATRVGLWSGQWTYRAESSATTEELPWAKVVVTPEANGDGKVDWQDGAIAFRDIAITAPGAGQTPDRVITHIPFNFASQATHPFLRTLDDVKRISLATDGLGQLAVLKGYGSEGHDSAHPDYGGNYNERAGGLKDLNTLAAEGEKFNADFGVHVNATESYPEARAFNEQLVDVNREGWNWLDQSWEIDQRRDNASGELAKRFRQLREETHPNLDFLYIDVYRNHGYVADHMLRELRDQGWTVGTEWSDKLERSSLWSHWANDLDYGGQTNKGLNSRIIRFLRNDQRDVWNPHPILGNTRIEEFEGWTGETDWTTFYTNIWTNNLPAKFLQQQRILRWDEHEITFTGGVRGTDAAGKREIFAGDAKVLDGDKYLLPWKGKYYHYNPAGGRTEWTVPGNRELTVYRLTDTGRVVTGVVRPQNGKVALDAEPGVPYVLDGPGGRTADPRWGEGTGLVDPGFNAADLRRWRPQGDVHAERTAQGHTVARFDGPGALEQQVSGLEPGTYSASVWVETGGERAEIAVGDAENFVDRSTAKNYVAADEKQGTHFQRMRVLFDVKAGERPVLRLTGGAGVRFDDVRVVRTERVAGPGVVNEDFEHVDQGWGPFVKGDAGGSTDPRTHLAELNAPYTQRGWHGKLVDDVLAGNWSLKAHEENAGLVYRTVPQTVRFEPGHRYRVEFSYQNGHAGQYSWITGAGTAEQATPLPARAETTRFTQEFTVDGPDAWVGLRKHDVDTPGQADLVLDDFTVFDLGLAG; from the coding sequence ATGCTTCCCCGTTCGATCCTCGTGGCGGTCCTGTTCACCGGGGCCGCTCCGGCGGTGGCGGCCGAGCCGTCCGCACTGGAGATCTCGTCCCCGGAACTCGCGGTCTCGGTCGGTGCCGACTTCCCCGTGGTGCACCGCTACACCGACCGCGCCACCGGCGCGACGCTGGACGGCCGCGCCACCGAACTGGACACGATCACCGTCAACGGCGTGGCGCACCACGTCAGCGGCGAAGGTTCGGTCACCGATGGCGTGGCCAGGTACCGGCTCACCCTCGACGACCAGCCGGGGGTGGTGATCGAGGCGTCCCTGCGGGTCGAGCGCCGCGCCACCACCTTCCGGATCGACCGGATCACCGACACCGAGCAGTTCCGGGTCGGCACCCTCGACCTGCCCGGCCACGACCTGGTGTCCGTCTCCAGTGGACAACCCGGTGCCGGGACGGCGTTCACCACGCTGGACCCGAACGCCACCCGGACCGCGGACGTGTTCGCCGCGGTGACCCCGGGCACGGCGGCCGAGCCTAACCCGGTCGGTGCCTCGTACGGGATCGTCCACACCGGAGCGCTGGCGGCCTCGGTGGAGACGAACTCCGTGTACGACAAGCCATCCGGCGCGACCAACGGGGACGACGCCCGGCTGTGGCACCAGGCCCGCAAGGAAGGCGACGCCACCCGCGTCGGCCTCTGGAGCGGCCAGTGGACCTACCGCGCCGAGAGTTCCGCGACCACCGAGGAACTGCCGTGGGCGAAGGTCGTGGTCACCCCCGAGGCCAACGGTGACGGCAAGGTCGACTGGCAGGACGGCGCGATCGCCTTCCGCGACATCGCGATCACCGCGCCCGGTGCCGGGCAGACGCCGGACCGGGTGATCACCCACATCCCGTTCAACTTCGCCAGCCAGGCCACCCACCCGTTCCTGCGCACGCTCGATGACGTCAAGCGGATCTCGCTGGCCACCGACGGCCTCGGGCAGCTGGCCGTGCTCAAGGGGTACGGCAGCGAAGGCCACGACTCGGCGCACCCGGACTACGGCGGCAACTACAACGAGCGCGCCGGCGGGCTGAAGGACCTGAACACGCTGGCGGCCGAAGGCGAGAAGTTCAACGCGGACTTCGGTGTGCACGTCAACGCCACGGAGTCCTACCCGGAGGCCAGGGCGTTCAACGAGCAGCTGGTGGACGTGAACCGCGAGGGCTGGAACTGGCTCGACCAGTCGTGGGAGATCGACCAGCGCCGGGACAACGCCTCCGGCGAACTGGCGAAGCGCTTCCGCCAGCTGCGCGAGGAAACCCATCCGAACCTGGACTTCCTCTACATCGACGTCTACCGCAACCACGGGTACGTCGCCGACCACATGCTGCGTGAACTGCGCGACCAGGGCTGGACGGTCGGCACCGAGTGGTCCGACAAGCTGGAGCGCTCCTCGCTGTGGTCGCACTGGGCCAACGACCTCGACTACGGCGGCCAGACCAACAAGGGCCTGAACTCGCGGATCATCCGGTTCCTGCGCAACGACCAGCGCGACGTGTGGAACCCGCACCCGATCCTCGGCAACACCCGGATCGAGGAGTTCGAAGGCTGGACCGGCGAGACCGACTGGACCACCTTCTACACCAACATCTGGACCAACAACCTGCCCGCGAAGTTCCTGCAGCAGCAGCGGATCCTGCGCTGGGACGAGCACGAGATCACCTTCACCGGCGGGGTGCGCGGAACCGACGCCGCGGGCAAGCGGGAGATCTTCGCCGGGGACGCGAAGGTGCTCGACGGCGACAAGTACCTGCTGCCGTGGAAGGGCAAGTACTACCACTACAACCCGGCGGGCGGCCGTACCGAATGGACGGTCCCGGGGAACCGCGAGCTGACCGTGTACCGGCTGACCGACACCGGCCGGGTCGTCACCGGGGTGGTGCGGCCGCAGAACGGCAAGGTCGCGCTCGACGCCGAACCGGGGGTGCCGTACGTGCTGGATGGGCCGGGCGGGCGGACCGCCGATCCGCGCTGGGGCGAGGGCACCGGGCTGGTCGATCCGGGGTTCAACGCGGCGGACCTGCGCCGATGGCGCCCGCAGGGCGACGTGCACGCCGAGCGGACCGCGCAGGGGCACACGGTCGCGCGATTCGACGGCCCAGGCGCCCTGGAACAGCAGGTGAGCGGTCTGGAGCCGGGCACGTACAGCGCCTCGGTGTGGGTCGAAACCGGTGGTGAGCGGGCGGAGATCGCGGTCGGTGACGCCGAGAACTTCGTCGATCGGTCCACCGCCAAGAACTACGTGGCCGCCGACGAGAAGCAGGGCACGCACTTCCAGCGCATGCGAGTGCTCTTCGACGTCAAGGCGGGGGAGCGGCCCGTGCTGCGCCTCACCGGCGGTGCCGGGGTGCGGTTCGACGACGTGCGCGTGGTGCGGACCGAGCGCGTCGCCGGGCCGGGCGTGGTCAACGAGGACTTCGAGCACGTCGACCAGGGCTGGGGGCCGTTCGTCAAGGGCGACGCCGGGGGCAGCACCGACCCGCGCACGCACCTGGCCGAGCTGAACGCGCCCTACACCCAGCGCGGCTGGCACGGGAAGCTCGTCGACGACGTGCTGGCCGGGAACTGGTCGCTCAAGGCACACGAGGAGAACGCCGGGCTGGTCTACCGGACCGTGCCGCAGACCGTGCGCTTCGAACCGGGGCACCGGTACCGCGTCGAGTTCTCGTACCAGAACGGGCACGCGGGCCAGTACTCGTGGATCACCGGCGCGGGCACCGCCGAGCAGGCGACCCCGCTGCCCGCGCGGGCGGAGACCACGCGGTTCACCCAGGAGTTCACAGTGGACGGTCCCGACGCCTGGGTGGGCCTGCGCAAGCACGACGTGGACACCCCGGGACAGGCCGACCTGGTCCTGGACGACTTCACCGTTTTCGATCTCGGCCTCGCCGGCTGA